The DNA window AGTAATGTCCCCTGTAATTATTCTGTTTTTGGTAACGTAACCGGGATTTTGataattcaatattcaaaaaaagaaatattttaaaattaaaacacattAGACCTATTTATTTATTGGTcgatttgaaatttgaattgaGCTTTAAGTAAGTGAAATTTGAACATACAGTGCTTGTTCAAATTTATTAGCTATTGTATAAGTTATTTAATCTCTTATATTCAAATGCAATAAAAGAAGTTTCGATTTACTGCTTAGCAAATGATTATAGAGTAGTCCCCTCGAGTAGACATTATGATGAATAACCCAATCAACAGGGTAATCTCAGTTAGTCATTACAACATCTCTGACAACAAAGGATAAATGAGAATCTCTTAAAAACGAGACCCGCCATCAAAAGAACAAATAATAGCACCTGGAACAGAGGATAGGCATCGAAGAACTTCAGAATTACTAGATTCTAAAATCTGGTTCAGTCATTTCTAGCTTTTAACAAGAAAAGAACCTGTTTCACTGCCATTTCTTCTGATTTGGCTTGCACAAGTCCATTGGTTTCATCAGTGACTGCTGCGATTCCTGCTAAACACAATTTCGAGTCGATAATGATAATGGTAAAACTGAATTCGTGTTTGTGAGCATGAAATTTGTTAAAACTGAATTCGTGTTTGTGAGCATGAAATTTATATGCAAGACCTTTAGAATTTATGCAAGATTAAGTGGGTCGGAATTAGTTTGATAATATTGACAATTCCGAGTCGATAATGTGATAGGGTTGAATGAAGTTTGTGAGCATGAAATTGCACAGTCGGAATTAGTTTGATCAGATTGATGCAGAGAACCCATACCTTgaaaaataaatccataaatttgCCACTAGAAAGTGCCCATTAAACAAATAAGATAGAAGGCACATGCtgaactttgtaaaaatcttcaCCTCGAACCCTATCAACAAATGCTTTTGGCATCTCTTCAATATCCAACTCACGGAGAGCACCAAGTGATTTCATTCCTTCGGGAAGCATCTTCAAGTTTACACAATTGATGATCCTAAAACTCCTAAGCCTTAGCACTGCGCCTTCTTCAAGATTTAACTCTTCCAAGGATTCTAGCGAGTGAAACTCTAAGAACTCAAGTTGGGGAAAGCCGTTGATTGATATTGTCATTTTTTGTCCATCATAGGAATGTGCTTTTAGTCTCAAAATCAGTAATCTCGGCAGATTCTCAATTACCTCACCGAGTCTTGCTTGAGATGAGTATGTTCTAATGTCAACTGAGACAGATTTGGTGGGAATTCATGTGAGCTAGGTAACTTTCTTACCGTTCCTCTGATATGCAACTTGATGAGATTTTGAAGAGCAGAAAGTTGAGTGAGTGGTGGAAAATCAGCATCTTCAGCACGCAGGTACAGGGATTGAAGTTGTACAAGTGCCAAAATGGAATTGAATATTTCAGTAGCTTTAAAGCTGAAGTTTCCTCTGATTCCCAATTTTCGCAGGCTGGTTAACTTTGCAGGGTTGTTTTGCATCCATTTTTCTACATTTATTTCTGATAGAACCTGGAGATGCAGAAGTGTGTCGACTCGCAGTGGCCCTCCGTATTTATGGCCGCACATATAAAGATGTCGTAACTTAATTAGCTTCCATATTACATTGGGAATAATTTTCAGATGAAGATTTGCTGCAACATCAAGTGTCTGCAGATTTCGCAAAGAACTTATGGATGGCGAAAGCTCCTGCAAGTTGGTCTCCTTCAACCCTAAGTACTTCAAATGAATTAGCACCCCAATTATACTTGAAACCTTACTACATGGTATGCCCTCCAACTCTAGGATTCTGAGCAATTTGAAGCTTTTGCCAATATAGTCCAGATCACTGACTTCCATTTTATAAGGATCATTTATGTAATAATTAACCTGGCTTTGGTTATGATCAACTCTAAAGAATAGGAGTGACCGGAGTTGGGGATTCGAATACTTGCATTGAGGCCACTGAAAGGTTGAGTAAATGGCATGACGACGAGATTTTGCTGAAGGCTGGATATTTTGATACCCTTGAATCTCATGAAAGGTCTCAGCTTTGGCCTTTGAGAGGGATAGATCTCGTAGTAGATCATGAAGACGGCATTGTTTAACTCTGTCGTTGACACTCCATTTGGCTACTTGAACCATGTTTCTCTCGATTAACTCATTCAAGTAATCCTCTGCTACGTCCTCCATCCTTTTCCCTTGCTGCGGAATCAAACCCTCTGCAATCCACAGCCTAAATAGTTTGTGGGAGGGAATCAAGCGGTCCTCTGGGAATTGGCCAAGATGTAGGAAGCAAGATTTGAGGTAATATGGCAAATCATTATAACTCAAAGCTAGTATGGCTGACACTCCATCTGCATCTCGTGCGAAGAGTGAGTGCATGTTGGAAAGAACCCTTTTCCATTCCCCCAGATTTTTTTTCGTTGAAAGCAATCCTCCCACCACAATGAGGGCAAGTGGTAATCCAGCACATTTTGCTACAATCTCTTTCCCTGTTTCCTCCAACTGCGGTGAACCGTATGAGTCGTTGTTATGAATGAAAGCTTTCTTGCAGAACAACATCCAGCCATCTTCTTCACTAAGAAAATTCAAATGATAGGGAATACTTTGAGCATCTGCTTTCAAAGCAATACCCTTGTTGCGTGTTGTTAGCATCACTCTGCTTCCATTACTTCTGTCAGGAAAAGCCTTTGCAATCGAATTCCATGCTTCGGTGCTCCATACGTCATCCAAGACTACCAAATATCGCTTCCTTCTTAGGTGTTCAAAGAGAGTACCTTCGAGTTCTTCTTCTCCGAAACTTTCCAATTTCCTTCTTGGTGATCCCACTTGCTTTATACTTGCCTCAAGTAGGTCTTTACGATTGAATTCCTGGGAAACATAAACCCATGCTCGAGAAGGAAAACGAGCCTGGATATCACCATGATTGTAAACCTTTTTTGCCAGAGTTGTCTTGCCGATGCCCCCCATTCCGACTATTGAAATCGCATGCCATTGGTCATCGGTCTTGACAAGTTGTTTCACAAGCTTATCTATGTCTTCGTCCAGGCCAACAATATCCTTCTCTTCACCGCGAGGAGATGATCTTCTCAGCTTCCGAAGCCTCTCCCTCGCAGTACTGATCCCTTCCCCAATGTTTCTGATGCCGTAGGTTTCACGACTAGCAGATATATTAACGATTCTTCCTTGGATCTGAAGAAGCTCATTAGCGATGTTGGAGCGATGTTTCCATTCTTTGAAAACGGAAGCAGACCTTTTGAAGAAGTTGTTTTTCTTGAGGGACTCCATTCTGAGGAGGAACGTGTCGATGAGATCCTCAGCGTCATAAGCAACATTTCTGATATCGGACACCCAGTTGCGCACTCTCTCGTCATCATCTTGCTTTGCTTCTGCATCCTTTAAGAAACATCTCATCCGAACCAATTCCTCTTGTAGACGCTCCACATGTTTTCTAACATCCGTGTGAAAATCAATTTCTTCCAGTATGTCAGGTAGTCTTTCTACAACAAAGGAAAGTGCAGCTTCCGCCATGCTAACCGGCCACAGGTGGCTGGAACGATTTTATTCTTTTGGAAGAGGGTTACAATGAACTTCAGTATGCAATAATTGCCTTAAACTGAGAACATTTCTTGAAGATCGAAGTCGGTAAACACCGAAGAAGTCTCCTTTTTGGGTCCAAAAGCAGGAGTCAATTTTGCAATATCCTCCTTATTTGATTCCGTGGAAAAAGAAATGCTTTGATTATTTTGTTCATATGTAGTGATGATATGGAATACAgcagtaaagaaaagaaaatagagaaaagttaaaagaaagcAAATCAACACTGAAGAAGTCTCCTTTTTGGGTCCATGCGCAGGAGTCAATTTTGCAATATCCTCCCTATTTGATTCCGTGGAAAAAGAAATGCTTTGATTATTTTGTTCATATGTAGTGATGATATGGAATACagcataaagaaaagaaaatagagaaaagttaaaagaaagcAAATCAACACTGAAGAAGTCTCCTTTTTGGGTCCATGCGCTGGAGTCAATTTTGCAATATCCTCCCTATTTGATTCCGTGGAAAAAGAAATGCTTTGATTATTTTGTTCATATGTAGTGATGATATGGAATACAgcagtaaagaaaagaaaatagagaaaagcTAAAAGAAAGCAAATCAATacgtattatattatttttttgaataaacagtgaaaatgaaaagaaatgattAGTTATAATGAATTTTTCCAGTAATGACTTCTTATTTTTAGTAATAATATCCTTTCTTTTggcaaaagaaattataaaatgactttttttatataattttaacattttcataaaactatttataaaatataaaattgataaaaaatattttatcttaaatttttttattttcttttttctagtTTTCCCAaacaaaaaattggagaaaataaAGAATTCTTAATTTCATTGTTTAAATTAGGGTTAATACGCGGTTTACTCCCTTAAATTTGTTAAAAAGTATTTAATTGGaacttaaactttttaaatttttattttgttacacatattgtttaatttcttaattgcataaaatttttaagagtTAACATATAGTTTACCCCTTGAACTTGTCTAAAAGCAACTGAATTTGTTAAAAAGATACTTAGCCGGTATATAAACTtatccaaaaattatattttttaaaattaatttatattttttaatttatgttcgtCACGTATTATTATTAGATTAACTATTAATATCATATCAATACAAACTAATGATATGAATTAAGTAAAAACcaactaaatatttttaaacaatctcAAAAGAGAGACTACATATTATCTCTTTAAATTAAAATCTCTATTCAAACAATATGATTTTATTTCCTTCTCCCTCCCCCACTCCCATATAAATATAgggtaatttaatttttgttatttaccGTGAAAGTGGTGCCGAAATTTCCAGTCATTTACGGTCACATAAATGAAAGAATATTACGTATTATATGTTGACTCGACGTTTTTCTGGTCGCAGCCGCCTTGGTTTTTAGTcataatttattttccttttaatagCTCTAAAATTTATATAGGTTTTCATATATTTGAGCTCTTTATTTATATAATAGTTCGTTTATCAATCTGTTCCGGTGTCAGTCATGGAAATCTATTCCTTTCCAAGGCTGGTATCAGCCCACTTCTTGATGTTGTTTATAGCAcatgtttattcattaaattctgATGAGTCATCTGCTCTTCTTGCCTTGAAAGCCTATATCAGTCCTGAACCGCAAAATGTCTTGGCAAACAACTGGACAACAGCTACTTCAGTTTGTAATTGGATTGGTGTCATTTGTGGTGGCCAACCCCAGAGGGTCGTAGCCTTGAGCCTTTCGTCCATGGGTCTAGATGGCACCCTCCCTCCAGTTGGTAACCTATTACACACTTTATGGTTCTTTTCGGAACCAGTTAGTTTTGTACCTTGAAAAGAGTGGACTCAATTCCTTGAACTGTAAGGAGCCTGCCTACGAACATGGTTCATGGTTCTAAACATGGAAAACTATTTTGTAGGTACAACTCCATCAGCTTTAGGCAGCATAACTTCATTGAAGAAGATCGATTTGAGCTACAATAAGCTCTCAGGTTCCATTGCTTCTACCATTTTTAATTTGTCTTCACTGCAAATAATTGATCTTAGCCACAATATGCTAGCTGGTAATCTTCCAGCAGACATGGCGAACCGTCTTCCAGAATTAAAGGAGCTTTATCTCTCTCGGAATCAACTTTATGGACAGATCCCAAGCAGTCTGTTCAACTGCCGACAGCTAAAAGTACTATCTTTGTCTTCTAACAGTTTCACAGGAAATATATCTATAAATCTTGGGAACTTGACCATGCTCAAGGACTTGGATCTTAGCACTAACAACTTTGAAGGTATGCCTGATTGCCTATTTGAATCAGACCATTTTTAGTATAACTACCAATCTttgaaacatgtttttttttttgtcttgatTCGGAAAGTCAATAAGCTTTGAACTTCACGAATTCATCTACTAGGACTTTTTCTATTAGCTGTAAAACTGACTAATTAATTGCAATTTTTACTAGTAGCAGGTTTTTAACTGATCATAAAGTTTAATTCTATATCTTGAAAGTAAGTTTCATTTGAACTTTGTCATCTTTAGCTTCTAAGATTGatggtaaaaaatattttaaaaatttggttcTTCTTTTTTGATTAACCCTTCTTGTAGTACAAGTCATCAAAATGATACATTATCTAACTCATATTATAAAATTGATGATATTGATATGGAGTCATGACCACATGAAATGAATGGATCAAAATCATACCTAATAATGAACTTTTCTTCGTACTTCTCTATACCATTTTTCAGTTTAATGGTAGTGTTTCATTAGATGATTTATCTTGACAATATATAGACACAGTTCATAATTTCCGTTTTCAGTATTTACTTTACCAAGATGTTTCTTTGTAATTGTTTTAATGTAGGCCGCATTCCAAGCAGTATTGGTAACTGTTCATCACTCAAGACAATAAACTTCAGCAAAAACAACTTGGAAGGTATATCATAGTACTTAGCTAAGCTAGGTTTATAAACCTGATTGTTTGCCTGGGTCGCAAAACAAAATGGGTTGAAGTAATTGCAACGTCTTTTCTTATACCGGTTGATCAAATATATCTTGATGCCAAAAAGGACTAAGGGGAAAATTGATGGCCAGAGTGGGGGGCTCAAGTAATTTAGCTTAAACTTAAAGGAATTTATTGCTATGTTGCATGGACTCTTCAAATTTTTTGAAGCATGTCCAACACACTTTCGGGAATTTGTCCGAGGATATGGCCTTCTAAATACATGGAcacaattgaaaaataaaaatgaagaaatgaCCTTGTGAGATGCATACCCATATTTGAAACTCACGCCCGATTCTGGGTATACATATGTATGTTGTATCAGGTATGCATCCTCTTCCATGGATGTGGCATAAATGACTTAGGAAATCTTCCACTGATAGAAACTCATTTGCATTACTAGTTGCAAGGCTTAATATCTCATGCATTTCGCATATCTTGTAAAAGTACAGGTAGAAACAAGCagggtaagttcgtatgtgaccTTTTGTTGTGTAGGGGATGAACAAAACCTGGCTTCTTTTTGGGAGATAGAATCAGCTATTACCTGTTTTAGGAAGGTTGCATCATGTTGACTATGATAAAGTTATAGTGCTTGTGTATTTCATTCAGCCCCCTTTGTAAAAGTTAAGGCTTTTTTCTAGAAATAGCCCCGTTAATTAATGGTTAACTTCCTAATGAAAGCTCAAGTAACAATGTTAGTAGAAAGTGCAGAATTCAGGGAAAGCAAATCTTGTGACTCTGACTTGGGCATGTACGTTTTATTTATGGCAGGTGCAATGCCATCAGAGATTGGCCTCTTCCTTCCAAATCTTCTTGAGCTTCAACTTCGGGGAAATAAACTTCAGGGAACCATTCCTAGCTCCATCGCTAATGCATCTAAGCTCACTTTGTTGGACTTGGCTGATAACTCATTTACTGGCCCTATTCCTATGACAATTGGCAGTatgaaaaatctccaaaaactTGATTTAGGACACAACCAGTTAAGCAGTGAATCCTACACTCCAGAATCAAGCTTTATAAATTCATTAACAGATAACAGGAATTTGAGAAAGATAGTGTTATCAGACAATCCTCTGGATACCATGCTCCCTATGTCTATTGGAAATCTCTCCACTTCTCTTGAATATCTTGAGTTAACTAATTGCAAACTTAAGGGCAGCATTCCCGCTGAAATTGGCAGCTTAAGCAGCTTGATTTCCTTAAAGCTAGGAAACAATGCATTGACAGGTGTTATTCCAGATACAATTGGACATCTGGAAAACCTGCAAAGTTTGCAACTTCAAGGTAATAGATTACAAGGATTCATTCCTTATGATCTTTGTCTGTTGGGAAGGATGTTTGAATTGTTTTTAGGTGGCAATGAGCTCTCTGGATCCATACCAGAATGCCTAAGTAATCTCACCGCTCTGAGGAACCTCAGCATAAGCTCTAATAGATTGACTTCCACGATACCGTCCAGCTTGTGGAGCCTTGTGGATATACTGGCCATAAACCTGTCATCAAATTCTTTACAGGGGTCTCTCCCATCAGGAATTGGAGATCTGAAAGCTTTGGTGGAAATTGATTTGTCAAATAATCAGTTATCAGGCCACATCCCAGTCAGTATTGAGAAACTGAAAAATCTAGTTTACCTCTCTTTTGCAGTAAATAGATTGCATGGTCCCATTCCAGAATTCCTTGGTTTGGCTGTGGCCTTGGAATTCTTGGATCTCTCTCGTAACAACTTGTCCGGCGTAATTCCAAAATCCTTGGAAAAACTCCATTACCTTATATATTTTAATGTGTCTTTTAATCAACTCGAAGGGGAGATACCCGGTGCGGGATCCTTTGCTAACTTCAGAGCCCAATCATATTTGATGAACAATGCACTTTGCGGTGCAGCAAGATTGCAAGTTCGGCATTGCAGGACTAAATCGACTGGTAAAAGATTGCCGAAGACTATTTTGCTTCTTACAATGATTCTGCTGCCGGTTACTGCATCAATTTGTTTCCTATCACCAGTATACAGGGTCATAAAACACTGCCTGGAAAAGGAAGAAGATCCCCTCTTAACAACAAACAGAACAATTTTGTACCAAGAAATTGTGCTAGCGACAGATGGATTTAGTGAAAGCAACCTTCTTGGCACTGGAAGTTTTGGTTTTGTTTACAAGGGAACAATGAAAGAGGAGAAGAACGTTGCCATAAAGGTTTTCGATTTGACTCTAGAGAGAGGAATGAGGAGTTTTCAGGTTGAATCTGAATTACTGACTAAAGTTGGTCATCCTAATCTTGTCAAACTAATGAACAGCTGCAGTGATAATAATTTCAGAGCCTTGGTGCTGGAATACATGCCCAATGGAACCCTGGATAAGTGGCTTTACACTCACAATTATTTTTTGAATCTCTTGCAAAGACTTGATATAATGATAGAAGTTGCATCAGCTATGAGCTACCTTCATTCAGAACATATCATTCACTGTGATTTGAAACCTAGCAATATCCTGCTGGATGAAGACATGGTTGCTCGTGTAAGTGATTTCAGCATTGCCAAACTCCTAGATGGCAGAGATGCTGCAGTGCAAACAGGGACCATGGCCACTATTGGGTACATGGCACCAGGTACTAATGTTATATCTGAAATTTGATTCATGTGTGTGATTTCTCTGTGGTTTGTATTTTGAAAGCCAATTGTTATTGACGCAATGTACTAAACTGTAGAGTATGGATCGAGAGGAATTGTATCTGAAAAAACAGATGTCTACAGCTTCGGTATTCTACTGATGGAAACATTCACCGGAAAGAAGCCTACAGATAATACATTTAATGGAGAAATGAATTTGAGGAGCTGGATATTTGAGTCATTACCTAATGCAGTGGACAGAATCACTGATGTCACTTTGCTGAAAAATGATCAGGAAGACATAGCAGCTAAAACAAGATGCATAAAATCAATCATGAATGTTGCTTGGTTTTGTACTGTAGAGTCGTTTTCTGAGAGGAAGACTATGATAGAAGTTCAGTGCAAGCTCTGTAGGATAAAATCCCGCTTTTTAAGAGATGCCAAATTGATAGAAGAATGTGAAGTAACCCAAATGGCATTGCCTCCTAGGATTTTGTTTCGAGAGCTTATGTTAGCAACAGATGGATTTAGTGAAAGAAACCTGCTTGACTCGGGGAAATCTAGCTTGGTGTACAAAGGAACTCTGGAAGACAAGTGCGTTGTTGCAATAAAGATTTTTGATCTACAGAAAAGAGGGTTAGAAGGTTTTGAAGCTCACTGTCAAGCATTGTCATGTATTCGTCATCGGAATGTTGTTAAACTCCTGAAATGTTGCGTTGACATTGATTTCAAAGCCTTGGTGGTAGAATACATGCCGTACGGGTCTCTC is part of the Gossypium hirsutum isolate 1008001.06 chromosome D11, Gossypium_hirsutum_v2.1, whole genome shotgun sequence genome and encodes:
- the LOC107912056 gene encoding receptor kinase-like protein Xa21 isoform X2, whose product is MEIYSFPRLVSAHFLMLFIAHVYSLNSDESSALLALKAYISPEPQNVLANNWTTATSVCNWIGVICGGQPQRVVALSLSSMGLDGTLPPVGTTPSALGSITSLKKIDLSYNKLSGSIASTIFNLSSLQIIDLSHNMLAGNLPADMANRLPELKELYLSRNQLYGQIPSSLFNCRQLKVLSLSSNSFTGNISINLGNLTMLKDLDLSTNNFEGRIPSSIGNCSSLKTINFSKNNLEGAMPSEIGLFLPNLLELQLRGNKLQGTIPSSIANASKLTLLDLADNSFTGPIPMTIGSMKNLQKLDLGHNQLSSESYTPESSFINSLTDNRNLRKIVLSDNPLDTMLPMSIGNLSTSLEYLELTNCKLKGSIPAEIGSLSSLISLKLGNNALTGVIPDTIGHLENLQSLQLQGNRLQGFIPYDLCLLGRMFELFLGGNELSGSIPECLSNLTALRNLSISSNRLTSTIPSSLWSLVDILAINLSSNSLQGSLPSGIGDLKALVEIDLSNNQLSGHIPVSIEKLKNLVYLSFAVNRLHGPIPEFLGLAVALEFLDLSRNNLSGVIPKSLEKLHYLIYFNVSFNQLEGEIPGAGSFANFRAQSYLMNNALCGAARLQVRHCRTKSTGKRLPKTILLLTMILLPVTASICFLSPVYRVIKHCLEKEEDPLLTTNRTILYQEIVLATDGFSESNLLGTGSFGFVYKGTMKEEKNVAIKVFDLTLERGMRSFQVESELLTKVGHPNLVKLMNSCSDNNFRALVLEYMPNGTLDKWLYTHNYFLNLLQRLDIMIEVASAMSYLHSEHIIHCDLKPSNILLDEDMVARVSDFSIAKLLDGRDAAVQTGTMATIGYMAPEYGSRGIVSEKTDVYSFGILLMETFTGKKPTDNTFNGEMNLRSWIFESLPNAVDRITDVTLLKNDQEDIAAKTRCIKSIMNVAWFCTVESFSERKTMIEVQCKLCRIKSRFLRDAKLIEECEVTQMALPPRILFRELMLATDGFSERNLLDSGKSSLVYKGTLEDKCVVAIKIFDLQKRGLEGFEAHCQALSCIRHRNVVKLLKCCVDIDFKALVVEYMPYGSLQNYLHPGMNIFNFHQRLEIMINVASALSYLHSMRVIHCNLNPTNVLLDEDMWGVAGCSHKWLQLFQSLRQRKCCNNNHYNGRNSWLYSTRV
- the LOC107912056 gene encoding receptor kinase-like protein Xa21 isoform X1 — encoded protein: MEIYSFPRLVSAHFLMLFIAHVYSLNSDESSALLALKAYISPEPQNVLANNWTTATSVCNWIGVICGGQPQRVVALSLSSMGLDGTLPPVGTTPSALGSITSLKKIDLSYNKLSGSIASTIFNLSSLQIIDLSHNMLAGNLPADMANRLPELKELYLSRNQLYGQIPSSLFNCRQLKVLSLSSNSFTGNISINLGNLTMLKDLDLSTNNFEGRIPSSIGNCSSLKTINFSKNNLEGAMPSEIGLFLPNLLELQLRGNKLQGTIPSSIANASKLTLLDLADNSFTGPIPMTIGSMKNLQKLDLGHNQLSSESYTPESSFINSLTDNRNLRKIVLSDNPLDTMLPMSIGNLSTSLEYLELTNCKLKGSIPAEIGSLSSLISLKLGNNALTGVIPDTIGHLENLQSLQLQGNRLQGFIPYDLCLLGRMFELFLGGNELSGSIPECLSNLTALRNLSISSNRLTSTIPSSLWSLVDILAINLSSNSLQGSLPSGIGDLKALVEIDLSNNQLSGHIPVSIEKLKNLVYLSFAVNRLHGPIPEFLGLAVALEFLDLSRNNLSGVIPKSLEKLHYLIYFNVSFNQLEGEIPGAGSFANFRAQSYLMNNALCGAARLQVRHCRTKSTGKRLPKTILLLTMILLPVTASICFLSPVYRVIKHCLEKEEDPLLTTNRTILYQEIVLATDGFSESNLLGTGSFGFVYKGTMKEEKNVAIKVFDLTLERGMRSFQVESELLTKVGHPNLVKLMNSCSDNNFRALVLEYMPNGTLDKWLYTHNYFLNLLQRLDIMIEVASAMSYLHSEHIIHCDLKPSNILLDEDMVARVSDFSIAKLLDGRDAAVQTGTMATIGYMAPEYGSRGIVSEKTDVYSFGILLMETFTGKKPTDNTFNGEMNLRSWIFESLPNAVDRITDVTLLKNDQEDIAAKTRCIKSIMNVAWFCTVESFSERKTMIEVQCKLCRIKSRFLRDAKLIEECEVTQMALPPRILFRELMLATDGFSERNLLDSGKSSLVYKGTLEDKCVVAIKIFDLQKRGLEGFEAHCQALSCIRHRNVVKLLKCCVDIDFKALVVEYMPYGSLQNYLHPGMNIFNFHQRLEIMINVASALSYLHSMRVIHCNLNPTNVLLDEDMVARISGFSFSKVLDKGSAATITTTMAETPGYIAPEYESTGNVSEKTDVYCFGILLMETFTILNPIEMTWRSLICDLLQSEDKIADLVFQRTDQEGFTATSTPTIRFLRTILRLIYCCTSELPDERKGMWEVEKELVRLRQQFWFC
- the LOC107912056 gene encoding receptor kinase-like protein Xa21 isoform X3 encodes the protein MLKDLDLSTNNFEGRIPSSIGNCSSLKTINFSKNNLEGAMPSEIGLFLPNLLELQLRGNKLQGTIPSSIANASKLTLLDLADNSFTGPIPMTIGSMKNLQKLDLGHNQLSSESYTPESSFINSLTDNRNLRKIVLSDNPLDTMLPMSIGNLSTSLEYLELTNCKLKGSIPAEIGSLSSLISLKLGNNALTGVIPDTIGHLENLQSLQLQGNRLQGFIPYDLCLLGRMFELFLGGNELSGSIPECLSNLTALRNLSISSNRLTSTIPSSLWSLVDILAINLSSNSLQGSLPSGIGDLKALVEIDLSNNQLSGHIPVSIEKLKNLVYLSFAVNRLHGPIPEFLGLAVALEFLDLSRNNLSGVIPKSLEKLHYLIYFNVSFNQLEGEIPGAGSFANFRAQSYLMNNALCGAARLQVRHCRTKSTGKRLPKTILLLTMILLPVTASICFLSPVYRVIKHCLEKEEDPLLTTNRTILYQEIVLATDGFSESNLLGTGSFGFVYKGTMKEEKNVAIKVFDLTLERGMRSFQVESELLTKVGHPNLVKLMNSCSDNNFRALVLEYMPNGTLDKWLYTHNYFLNLLQRLDIMIEVASAMSYLHSEHIIHCDLKPSNILLDEDMVARVSDFSIAKLLDGRDAAVQTGTMATIGYMAPEYGSRGIVSEKTDVYSFGILLMETFTGKKPTDNTFNGEMNLRSWIFESLPNAVDRITDVTLLKNDQEDIAAKTRCIKSIMNVAWFCTVESFSERKTMIEVQCKLCRIKSRFLRDAKLIEECEVTQMALPPRILFRELMLATDGFSERNLLDSGKSSLVYKGTLEDKCVVAIKIFDLQKRGLEGFEAHCQALSCIRHRNVVKLLKCCVDIDFKALVVEYMPYGSLQNYLHPGMNIFNFHQRLEIMINVASALSYLHSMRVIHCNLNPTNVLLDEDMVARISGFSFSKVLDKGSAATITTTMAETPGYIAPEYESTGNVSEKTDVYCFGILLMETFTILNPIEMTWRSLICDLLQSEDKIADLVFQRTDQEGFTATSTPTIRFLRTILRLIYCCTSELPDERKGMWEVEKELVRLRQQFWFC